From Pseudomonadota bacterium:
ATGCGCACTGTGTTCATGCGCACTGTGTTCATGCGCACTGTGTTCATGCGCACTGTGTTCATGCGCACTGTGTTCATGCGCAATGTCTGGTTTAGCGGCGTCTGGGTCTAGGCAGGTACCTGGGTTCGGGGCGGCGTCTGGCTCGAGGGCCCGGCGTCGGTCGTTGGTCTTACGCTTCCGGTCGCTGCGTAGCGCGAAGAACGGCGGGCTTCGCACACTCAGGGAGCCACCCATGTGTCGTACCAGAGCGTCTGCTTGGCGGCAAGACCTTGCGAACTTGCAGGATAATTGGGGCCGGGGCGCATACAACCGTTCACGGGGTGACCGTGCTGGCACCACGGCTCCCCGGGCGGCCTTCGCCCTCGGCCCCACCCTGCGCTGCGGCTGATTCCCAACCGCAAACGAGCGGTACCCCCCGGGCGATTCTTTCGGGGCCCGCCCGGCAAACCGCCCCGAAACCGGACTTCCAGGGGCCTGAACAGTTACGGACGCATGGTAGGCTGGAGGCATGAGGACCCTGTGGCGAATCGGCTCGAATCTGGTGCGGCTGCTGTTCGCCCCGCTTTGGTGGGCTCGCTGGGTGCTCACGAAGCCTCGGGGCGAGTGGGTCGAGCTGCGCCTGCATCCAAGGGTCGTGGAACTGGAGAGCGACGAGCCCGGCTGGCGCCGTCTGCTGAGGCTTGCCAATCCGCGCCACGCTACATCGCTGCAGCGGCTGCGCAGCTTCGCCCGCCGTATCGGTCGCGAGCGGCAGGTGCGAGGCATTGTTGTCGCTATCCCACGTATGCAGGTGGGTTGGGCCCGCGCCCAGGCGCTCGCGGACGTGCTTGAACGCTTGCGGGCGAGCGGCAAGTCCGTGATCGCGCTGCTGCCGCACGGCGGAGGAAACCTAGAGCTATACATTGCGTGGTCCGCCGACAAGGTGTGGCTGACGCCTCACGCGAGCGTCTCGCTGCTGGGAGTCAGCGCCGAGACGTGGTACTTCAGACCGCTGTTGGATCGCGTGGGTGTGGAGGTGCAGACGCAGGCGATCGGGACCTACAAGACGGCGATGGAGCCCTTCCTGCGCGGAGGCATGAGTGCCGCGCAGCGAGAGCAGATCGAGGTCCTCGTCGGCCGGGTACAACAGCGCCTCGCCGATGCGCTGGAGCGGCGCCTGAGAGGCGCCGGCAGCGACCAACCTGCCAGCGACGTGTTCGAGCGTGGCATGCTGAAGGCATCTGCCGCCATTTCAGCCGGGCTGGCAGACGCATCGGTCTACGAAGACGAGCTGGCCGCGCGGGCAACCGGGCGCGATCGTGGCAGCCTCATACACGCATCGCGCTACGAGCGGTGGAACAGGCAACGATTGCTGAGGCCTGTGCGCAAGACCCCCCATATCGCTGTTGTCCCTTTTCAGGGCGCGATCGTGATGGGAACGGGGACCGGCACTGGCAAGAGCGTGGCGCTCAGACCCATGCAGAGGCTGCTCGACGCACTGCGGAAAGACGCATCCGTGCAGGCGGTCATCGCCCAGATCGATTCTCCAGGTGGTTCCGCGCTGGCTAGCGATCTACTCCACCGTGAGCTCGCCAGGCTGGCGGAGGTCAAGCCCTTGGTCGCTTGTCTCGGTGAGGTGGCGGCCAGTGGTGGCTACTACCTTGCGGCAGCTGCGAGTACGATTGTCGCTCAGCCGCTCACGGTAACCGGCTCCATCGGAGTGCTGAACGTCAAGCTTGTGGTACGGCAGCTCCTCGATCGATCGGGGGTGCGGGCCGAGACGGTGCGCGGAGCCCCTCATTCGGACATGCTCTCGCCCTCGCGGGGCTTGGAGCCACTGGAACGAACGATGCTCGAGGCCGACGGGCGTGCCTTCTACGAGCGCTTCGTTGCAGTCGTGGCCGAAGGTCGTTCCATGTCCAAGGCCGCGGTTGAGCAAGTTGCAGGTGGGAGAGTGTGGTCCGGAATCGACGCTCATGACAGGGGGCTTGTTGACCGTCTCGGAGGGCTCGACGTCGCACTCGATGAGTGCAAGCGGGGCCTGACGGACCTTTCCGCGGCCCTGAAGAACAGGCTCGAGCCCCGTTTGGCGCAGCCGCAGACCATCCGAGCAGACGCCGAGGTGGGCAGCATCGCCGTTGTTGGCAGGGCGCTTGGACTTGGCAATGCGCTTGGACTTGGCAATGCGCTTGGACTTGGCAATGCGCTTGGACTTGGCAATGCGCTTGGAGCCCCGCGGGCGCTGATCGATTGGCTACCGCTGGCGCTCGAACGAGAGCAGTTCCTTTACTATGCGCTCAACATCCCGAGCCTGGTGTAGGCTGAGTGCGAATCTCGATTGCCCCCCCGGGCAGCCTCGTCTATCGTAGCCCAAGAGGCGCGAAATGCTACGCATCTGGCTGATCGGGTCCATGCTTCTGGCGCTTTCGACCTCGGCTGTTGCGGCTGGGTGCGGGGGCAGCACCAAGCGCGTGGTCGCCGCTGGCCGGATGCCGGAAGGCGGTTCCTTCGAAGGTGTTTGGTTCTCACCCCAGTACGGCCGCATGGATATGATCCAGAATGGCGATACCGTGCTTGGTGAGTACAGCAAGGATGAGCGCACTGGCACGCTGCAGGGAGACGTGGAGGGCGACATGCTTCGTTTCTCCTGGGAGGAGAAGCGCGCCCTGATCTCGAATCGACCCACGAGCACGAAGGGCCATGGTTATTTTCGCTACCGAGTCGATCCCAATACCGAGGAGCATAAGATCCTGGGCAGATGGGGGCTGGGAGACAACGACAACAACGGGGGCCCTTGGAACGGTGTCAAGTCAAAGCGACTCACTCCTGAGCTCAAGAGCCAAAAAAACGCTCACGAGGAAGACTATGGCGCCGAGGAAGACGAAGCAGAGGAGGAGCCGAGCGACGTGCTCGGTGGCGGCATCCTTTGACCGTTCGGTTCCTTCCAGAATGCCTGCAAGCGCTCGCCGGCTCGTACGAGCTCGTTGTCTTGAGCAAGCCACTGCAACTCTTGCATTCCACTCCGGTGCCCATGCTGGTGAATGCGAAGCTCGGAGCAGCCAGGCTTGAGTAAGAGGGTTACGATCGCCTATCATGGGCACTGTTTTGACGGAATGTGCTCTGCGGCGTTCCTGACCAGTTTTCTTCGTGAACACGAGCGTGAGCCCCTCGAGGTGAAGTATCGGGGGCTCGACCACCAGCCGGGCGGCTCGTTCGTGCCGCCCACGGTGCTCACAGGGCAGATCAACGCCGTGGTGGATTTTCGCTACAGTTGTTCCGACAAGCTGACGTGGTGGTTCGATCACCACGAGAGCGGCATCGTGGGCGAACAAGAACGGGAGCACTACCGGCTCGACCGAAGCGGGCGCAAGTTCTTCGACCCGAGCTACGGTTCCTGTTGCAAGCTCATCGCGGACATCGCGAGCGAACGATTCGGCTGCAGCCTGCCATCCCTCGACAACTTGGTGCGTTGGGCGGACCTGATCGATTCCGCTCGGTTTCCAACTCCGGAAATGCCTGTCGCACTGCGCGAACCTGCTCTGCAGCTGATGACCGTGCTCGAAGTGCACGGCAACGAACGTTTCGTGGCACCTCGCATCGCGAAGCTCGCGGATGGTGCAACACTCGACGAGGTCGCTTCGGAGTCGCTCGTCCAACGGCTCTTCGCACCACTATGCGAGCAGCAGGCCAAGACACGTGAGATCATCCGACTCAACGCTCGACAGCAAGGGCGCGTGGTGTCCTTCGACCTGGTGGGCACGGGCAGTGACCGCTACAACAAGTTCATTCCCTACTGCCTCTTCCCGGATGCGGATTATGCGATCGCGGTGACCGCTGGAAAGCACCGTGCGAAGGTTTCGGTGGGCTGGAATCCGTGGTCGACCGAACCGCGCAAACACAACATCTCGGCGCTGTGCGCCGAGTTTGGAGGCGGTGGCCACGCCACGGTGGGCGCGGTGAGCCTGCAAGCAAACGAGGTGGATCGAGCGAGGAAAATTGGTGCCGCGATCGCGGTTCGACTCTCGGGCTAGCCTGTCGTGCGCCATGGATCTGCCCCCCGCGCGACCCGAAGGATTCGTGGGCTTGTCCCCTGCGCTGCGGTATGAGGCCCTCAACCTCAACCGGCTCGTGTGCTTCATCGTCTGTGGCTCCCTGATGCCGTTTCTACCCGACCCTGCCACGGCTAGCTCCCAGACCCCGGCGGCCGCACAAGGCAGCCAGCCTACGAATTCGCCACAAAGGCGCAGCGTCAAGCGCGTGCGAGCGCGCGCGTTGGGAATCGCCCCGGGGATCTTCGCCCCGGGACCGCACAACGCCATAACCGACGTGCGCGGCGTTCACGTGGGCCACTACACGCTGCACAGGGGTGCCGATCTTAGGACCGGAGCAACTGCGATCCTGCCCCACGCGGGCAACATCTACCAGAGCAAGGTGCCGGCTGCGGCCGTGGTCGGCAACGGCTACGGCAAGCTGATGGGCTTCACCCAGATCGAGGAACTGGGAGAAATCGAGACGCCGATCGTTCTCACCAACACCTTGGCGGTGCCGCGTGCCGCGGACGCCTTGCTCGACTGGACGCTTTCCCAACCCGGAAACGAAGAGGTTCGCTCGGTAAACACAGTGGTGGGGGAAACCAACGATGGAGTCCTGAACGACATCCGCTCCAGGGTGTTGACGCCCCAGGCGATCGCCAAGGCCCTGCGCAGCGCGAGCGACGGCCCTGTACTCGAAGGCTCTGTCGGCGCCGGCACCGGAACGCGCTGCTACGGCTTCAAAGGGGGTATTGGCACCAGCTCACGCGTGCTTCCCCGATCCCTCGGCGCCTTCAGACTGGGCGTGTTGGTCCAGACGAATCATGGAGGCGTGCTGCAGATCGACGGCGTCCCGATCGGCAAGCTGCTCGGCAGCTACTACCTCAAGGACGCGGTCGAAAGCGACATAGCCGACGGTTCCATCATGATCGTGATCGCCACGGACGCCCCACTCTCGGACCGGAACCTCAAGCGCTTGGCCCGACGAGCCCTGGCGGGCCTGGCCCGTACGGGCTCGTCCATGACCAACGGTTCCGGCGACTATGCGATCGCCTTCTCGACGGCGACAAGCGTGCGGCGCACGCCCGACCGGCGCCAGAAGCCGGCCCGAGTGCAGGAGCTCCCGAATAGCCGTGTGTCCCCCCTTTTTCAAGCAACAATCGAAGCCACGGAAGAGGCTATCTATAATTCGCTTTTCATGGCTACAACAACCCGTCGTCGTGATTCCAGGACGGGTCGAAGCGTCACGGCCGAGGCCTTGCCGTTGTCCGAGGTCCGCCGGCTGCTGCGCGAGCTTCGCCCCACGAGGCAGCGCTAGAACCGCAACTGTTCAGGCCCCGGCTACCTAGAACCACTTGTGTACGAGCACCGAAAGGCTCGGTGGTCCGCTCAGCTTGAGCAGGTACTTGCCCTTGACCTGGGCGTCGACCTGAAAAAGACCCGGAAGCAGGTTGTGGCCACACACTGCGTTGGGCGCCGGCGCCGGTGTGAAGACTGCAGGCGTCCCCACCCCCATGGTATCGGACAGCTCCACGCTCATGAGAGCAACCGGGTTACCCAGCCCGATCGCATACCGCCCTTTGGAAAGCGAAACGTTGACGAACGATGCGGTGTTCGGTTCAAGCTGTACGATCGCTGGCACGTTCACGGTGACACGGTGCCTTGAAGACAAGACGTCTTCGGGCTTCACGGTGCGATTCGCCTCGCTGATCCCCATAACCTCGTCCGGCCTGCGCAGCTCCTGCAGGCTGCACATGACATCATCAAGCACGGCGCGCTGGGTCACGATGAAGCTGACCATCTTGTCGGCCACCGGGTCGCCGTTGCTGAGCTTCAAGATGTAGCTGCCGGGGAGGGCGGTGGCCTGGGGCACCTCGAATTCGGCGTCGATGCGATCGCGGCACGGCAGACGCTCCATCCTTGGCAGGCCGATGGGCGTGGCGCCGTCCGCAGCCAGCAACTCGGAGGTCACACCGCTCGGCTGGCCCACGAACACCAGCAAGTCACGCTGCCGCGCGGTTGTTATGCTCATGAAGCCAGTCATGCCGGCTGGCAGGCGTACTGTCATCGTGGCGTTTAGTACGACCGCATGGACTGGCCCGAAGGCCGCTTGCGCCGAGACGGCAGGTTGCCGATCGAAGACGGGAGGCGGGCCTTCTGGACGCCGACCTTCGTAGTCGTCGCAAATACGCGCCGGATCGAAGATCTGGCTTTCGGGAATGCACCGCGCCGCACCGATGCTCGGGTCGAGCTGACAACGCTCGAACCAGCCGCACGGCTGGGTAGACAGCTTGCCATCCACGCAGTTGTGAGCCGTGTTGGTCTGCACATCGCAGCTCGGCTCGGCGCCCGCGCACTGATGGGTCCGGTCCACGCACACGGCCCTCCCATCGGAAGTCTCCATGCAATCCTGACCCAGCGACTGGCAAGCGCGGCCTCGCTCCAGTCGCGGGCTCATCTTCGCAACCACGTGACAATACTGAGCGATGTTGGCGACGCACTGGCCCCTCCCTGCTGCGCTTTCATTGCACATGAGCATCCCGGGCACGGGTTCGTCACCGGGCGCGGGTTTCTCGGGCGGCTGAGGGATTACGCAAGCAACGCCACACGTGACCACCAGCATCAGCGAAGCGACCCGACCAATCATCGCGCCTGGTTATGGCCCAGCACGCAGCCAAAGTGAAGCCAAATCGATTCGATCTGTGATCAAGACTGCACAGCAGCGCCGCCGGGCTCGGGTCACCTGAGCCTTCGAACGCGGTAGTTGAGGCGGTTGCGCTTCACCGCAGGGTCGAGACCCGGCGTCGCACGAAGATTGTTTCGCAGCCAACGCGCGCTGGATTCGAAGCGCAGGAAAGCAGCGACCACGTTGGCATCGCTCGGGGTGGAGAAGCTGAACGCGTCGCGAAACGCACGACCGGCACCCAGGTGGACGCGGTAAGCCGATTCCCGCAACGCGATGGGTGATGGGAAGTTCGCTACCAGCACGCCCGCGTCCGACAGCTGTGCGAGCAGACACGCGAACCATTCAGAGTCCATGTCCACCGATCGCATCGGCCTTGCATCTGCTCCTCCGAAAAGGTCGTCGATGATCATGTCGAAGGGTGCGCCTCGATAAGACGAAGCCCAGCGTCGCGCATCGTCGCAAACAAGCGTGGTCTCAGGCCCGCCGGCATCAAAAAAGCGCTTGGCCACGTGCAGGTGCGCCGCGTTCCGCTCCACGCCCACGATCGACGACGGAGTCACGAAGCGACGCAGCTGGCGAATCACGGTGCCCCCGCCGACTCCGAGCACCAAGACCCGACGAATCGTGCCCCGAGCACAGAAAAAAGCCGGGAGCATCAGCAGATCCCAAACCTGCCCCGTCAGATACCGGCGGGGGCTGTACTCACTGTGAAAGACGCCATCGCTGTACAGCCGCCGCACCGAGCCCGCAGTACGTACCTCGCACAGGGCCCCTTCGACTCGCCTTTTCCACAAGATCGCCACTCACTGGCCGCAGTGTTTGGACACGCTCGTCGGCTCGCTCAGCCGATCAGCTTCCGGCCGTCCATGAAGGGCTGCAGGACCGGCGGGATGCTCACCGTGCCATCCGCGTGCTGGTTGTGTTCGAGCAGCGGGATCAGGATGCGCGGTGATGCGATGGCTGTATTGTTCAGGGTCTGCGCGAAGTGCGATCTGCCGTCGTGGCCGCGGTAGCGGATCTTGCTGCGGCGCGCCTGGAAGGTGCCGAGTGACGAGCAGGAGTGGGTCTCGCTGTAGCTTTCCCGACTTGGCATCCAGGTTTCGACCTCGTGCTTGCGGATCTGACCCAGGCCCAGCTCGACCGTGCAGGCGAGCGAGACGCGATGCGGCAACTCAAGCGCCTGCAGAATCTGCTCCGAGTTGGCAAGAAGCGCGGCGTGCTCTTGCTCGGCCTGCGCGTCGTCGTCGGCGCAGAGCACCACTTGCTCGACCTTTTGGAACTGGTGCACGCGATACAGGCCCCGGACATCGCGACCGGCCGAGCCCGCCTCGCGGCGGAAGCACGTGGAGATACCCGCAAGGCGGATGGGCAGTTGGTCCAGGGCCACCGTTTTGCCCGCGTACAGCGAAACGAGGCTGACCTCCGAGGTTCCAACCAAGA
This genomic window contains:
- a CDS encoding P1 family peptidase, which encodes MDLPPARPEGFVGLSPALRYEALNLNRLVCFIVCGSLMPFLPDPATASSQTPAAAQGSQPTNSPQRRSVKRVRARALGIAPGIFAPGPHNAITDVRGVHVGHYTLHRGADLRTGATAILPHAGNIYQSKVPAAAVVGNGYGKLMGFTQIEELGEIETPIVLTNTLAVPRAADALLDWTLSQPGNEEVRSVNTVVGETNDGVLNDIRSRVLTPQAIAKALRSASDGPVLEGSVGAGTGTRCYGFKGGIGTSSRVLPRSLGAFRLGVLVQTNHGGVLQIDGVPIGKLLGSYYLKDAVESDIADGSIMIVIATDAPLSDRNLKRLARRALAGLARTGSSMTNGSGDYAIAFSTATSVRRTPDRRQKPARVQELPNSRVSPLFQATIEATEEAIYNSLFMATTTRRRDSRTGRSVTAEALPLSEVRRLLRELRPTRQR
- the sppA gene encoding signal peptide peptidase SppA encodes the protein MRTLWRIGSNLVRLLFAPLWWARWVLTKPRGEWVELRLHPRVVELESDEPGWRRLLRLANPRHATSLQRLRSFARRIGRERQVRGIVVAIPRMQVGWARAQALADVLERLRASGKSVIALLPHGGGNLELYIAWSADKVWLTPHASVSLLGVSAETWYFRPLLDRVGVEVQTQAIGTYKTAMEPFLRGGMSAAQREQIEVLVGRVQQRLADALERRLRGAGSDQPASDVFERGMLKASAAISAGLADASVYEDELAARATGRDRGSLIHASRYERWNRQRLLRPVRKTPHIAVVPFQGAIVMGTGTGTGKSVALRPMQRLLDALRKDASVQAVIAQIDSPGGSALASDLLHRELARLAEVKPLVACLGEVAASGGYYLAAAASTIVAQPLTVTGSIGVLNVKLVVRQLLDRSGVRAETVRGAPHSDMLSPSRGLEPLERTMLEADGRAFYERFVAVVAEGRSMSKAAVEQVAGGRVWSGIDAHDRGLVDRLGGLDVALDECKRGLTDLSAALKNRLEPRLAQPQTIRADAEVGSIAVVGRALGLGNALGLGNALGLGNALGLGNALGAPRALIDWLPLALEREQFLYYALNIPSLV